A single region of the Mycobacterium lentiflavum genome encodes:
- the cysD gene encoding sulfate adenylyltransferase subunit CysD — protein MTTTTDTRVDELRLLEAEAVHIIREVVAELERPVLLFSAGKDSIVLLRLAEKAFRPLPLPFPVLHVDTGHNFPEVIEFRDRRVCGVGHKLIVASVQESIDNGRVPDPGPGASRNRAQTRTLLDALEAGEFDAAFGGARRDEERARAKERILSFRDEFGQWDPRAQRPEPWSLYNGRIKKGEQVRVFPLSNWTEIDVWRYIELEDLEIPSIYYAHEREVFERDGILLAVSEYASPQDGETAATEWVRYRTVGDLTITGAVRSRATDIARVITEISAATVSERGETRADDRTSAAAMEDRKREGYF, from the coding sequence ATGACCACCACAACCGACACCCGCGTCGACGAATTGCGACTGCTGGAAGCAGAAGCGGTGCACATCATCCGTGAGGTCGTCGCCGAGCTGGAGCGCCCCGTCTTGCTGTTCTCGGCCGGCAAGGACTCGATCGTGCTGCTTCGTTTGGCGGAGAAGGCTTTTCGGCCGCTCCCGCTGCCATTTCCGGTCCTGCACGTCGACACCGGACACAATTTTCCCGAGGTCATCGAATTCCGGGACCGCAGGGTCTGCGGCGTTGGACACAAGCTGATCGTCGCGTCGGTGCAAGAGTCCATCGACAACGGCCGGGTCCCCGACCCCGGTCCGGGCGCCTCGCGCAACCGGGCCCAGACGCGCACGCTGCTCGACGCGCTGGAAGCCGGTGAGTTCGACGCCGCCTTCGGCGGTGCACGCCGCGACGAGGAACGCGCCCGCGCCAAGGAACGGATCCTGAGCTTCCGCGACGAGTTCGGTCAGTGGGATCCCCGCGCACAGCGTCCGGAACCCTGGTCGCTGTACAACGGCCGGATCAAGAAGGGTGAGCAGGTGCGGGTGTTTCCGCTGAGCAACTGGACCGAGATCGACGTCTGGCGTTACATCGAGCTGGAAGACCTTGAGATACCGTCGATTTACTACGCGCACGAACGCGAGGTGTTCGAGCGCGACGGCATCCTGCTGGCGGTCTCGGAATACGCCAGTCCGCAAGACGGCGAAACCGCAGCGACGGAATGGGTTCGCTACCGCACCGTCGGCGACCTGACCATCACCGGGGCGGTGCGCTCGCGGGCGACCGACATCGCCCGCGTGATCACCGAAATCTCGGCCGCAACAGTGTCCGAGCGCGGCGAGACGCGCGCCGACGACCGCACGTCGGCCGCCGCGATGGAAGACCGCAAGCGAGAGGGCTACTTCTGA
- a CDS encoding DUF5709 domain-containing protein, with amino-acid sequence MSTHYEARPAAGEYSAEDDNQLQPEDSLIDRGVDDILDEGYSPPEQPYGPGAFGPSETMDQLLGEEEPDPASRLNVLLDEAERQRSDESEREAEFARRREVGRVRAGRLMAPDQGSGDDAEAELVAEDVGICGGAASAEEAAVHIIDDEIDGIEDED; translated from the coding sequence ATGAGCACTCACTACGAGGCACGCCCTGCCGCAGGCGAATACAGCGCCGAAGACGACAACCAACTTCAGCCCGAAGACAGCCTCATCGACCGCGGTGTGGACGACATTCTCGACGAGGGCTATTCGCCGCCCGAGCAACCCTATGGGCCCGGTGCATTCGGCCCGTCTGAAACCATGGATCAGCTGCTTGGCGAGGAAGAACCGGATCCGGCGTCGCGACTCAATGTGCTGCTCGACGAGGCGGAGCGACAACGCTCCGACGAATCAGAGCGCGAAGCCGAATTTGCCCGGCGACGCGAGGTCGGTCGAGTCCGAGCGGGCCGGCTTATGGCGCCGGATCAGGGATCTGGCGACGACGCCGAGGCAGAGTTGGTCGCCGAGGACGTCGGCATCTGTGGCGGCGCCGCCTCTGCCGAAGAAGCCGCGGTTCACATCATCGACGACGAGATCGATGGCATCGAAGACGAGGATTAG
- a CDS encoding PucR family transcriptional regulator gives MRVPGVGLGQLLLALDATLVSLVPDGRAPRGLDLPVRSAALIDSDDVRLGLAAAASSADVFFLLGVGDTEALRWIDKQAREHSPVAIFAKEPSAELVTKAIAVGSAVVAVEPQARWERLYQLVNHVLEHHGDRSDPTEDSGTDLFGLAQSLADRIHGMVSIENAQSHVLAYSASNDEADELRRLSILGRAGPPEHLKWIGQWGIFDALRAGGEVVRVDERPELGLRPRLAIGIYQPPPGPRRPPVFAGTIWVQQGSAPLADDAEDILRGAAVLAARIMFRLAARPSTHARRVQQLLGLTDADPADVAAIARELGLAADGTAALIAWDAIDTGSRHARLTDILALSASAFRRDAQVASRGSRMYVLLPETSTSRSVTSWVRGTISALRAELGVELRAAIAAPVAGLAGVAAARSEVDRVLDSAERHPVSIGQVTSLAEARTTVLLDEIVTTIGADERLVDPRIRDLRARDPVLAETLRVYLDSFGDIATAAYWLQVHPNTVRYRVRRIEKLLATSLGDPEVRLVFSLGLRVLERSSG, from the coding sequence ATGCGGGTGCCGGGGGTCGGACTGGGGCAGCTGCTGTTGGCGCTGGATGCGACGCTGGTCAGCCTGGTTCCGGACGGTCGGGCCCCGCGCGGCCTGGACCTGCCGGTGCGATCGGCGGCGCTGATCGATTCCGACGACGTCCGGCTGGGCCTGGCGGCGGCCGCGAGCTCCGCCGATGTGTTCTTCCTGCTGGGTGTCGGCGACACCGAGGCGCTGCGCTGGATCGACAAGCAGGCGCGGGAGCACTCCCCGGTGGCGATCTTCGCCAAGGAGCCATCGGCCGAACTGGTGACCAAGGCGATCGCGGTCGGGTCGGCGGTCGTGGCCGTCGAGCCGCAGGCCCGCTGGGAGCGGCTCTACCAGTTGGTCAACCACGTCCTGGAACACCACGGCGATCGCAGCGATCCGACCGAAGACTCCGGCACCGATCTGTTCGGCTTGGCGCAGTCGCTGGCCGATCGCATCCACGGCATGGTCAGCATCGAAAACGCGCAGTCGCACGTGCTCGCCTACTCGGCCTCCAACGACGAGGCCGACGAGCTGCGCCGGCTTTCCATCCTGGGCCGGGCCGGGCCGCCGGAGCACCTGAAGTGGATCGGCCAGTGGGGAATCTTCGACGCGCTGCGGGCCGGTGGCGAGGTGGTTCGCGTCGACGAGCGCCCGGAGTTGGGTCTGCGTCCGCGGTTGGCGATCGGGATCTACCAGCCGCCGCCCGGGCCGCGGCGACCGCCGGTGTTCGCCGGCACCATCTGGGTGCAACAGGGATCGGCGCCGCTCGCCGACGACGCCGAGGACATCCTGCGCGGCGCGGCAGTGTTGGCCGCCCGCATCATGTTTCGGCTGGCGGCCAGGCCGTCAACGCATGCGCGACGGGTCCAACAGCTACTCGGACTGACCGACGCCGACCCGGCCGACGTGGCGGCGATCGCCCGCGAGCTGGGGCTGGCCGCCGACGGTACCGCGGCACTGATCGCCTGGGACGCAATCGACACCGGATCCCGACACGCGCGGCTGACCGACATTTTAGCGTTGAGCGCCAGTGCTTTTCGACGTGATGCTCAAGTCGCCTCGCGAGGCTCGCGAATGTACGTACTGCTGCCCGAGACGTCGACATCCCGGTCGGTGACGTCGTGGGTCCGCGGCACGATCAGCGCGTTGCGCGCCGAACTCGGTGTCGAACTGCGGGCCGCCATCGCTGCGCCGGTCGCCGGCCTGGCCGGCGTCGCCGCGGCGCGCAGTGAGGTCGATCGAGTGCTCGATAGCGCTGAGCGACACCCGGTTTCGATTGGCCAGGTGACGTCGCTGGCCGAAGCGCGCACCACCGTCCTGCTCGACGAGATCGTCACGACGATCGGAGCCGACGAGCGGTTGGTGGATCCGCGGATACGCGACCTGCGGGCGCGGGATCCCGTGCTGGCCGAGACGCTGCGGGTCTATTTGGACAGCTTCGGCGACATCGCCACGGCCGCATATTGGCTGCAGGTGCACCCGAACACGGTTCGCTATCGGGTGCGCCGGATCGAGAAGCTGCTGGCGACGTCGCTGGGCGACCCCGAAGTGCGGCTGGTCTTTTCGCTGGGGCTTCGGGTGCTGGAGCGCTCGAGCGGTTAG
- a CDS encoding proline dehydrogenase family protein: protein MAGVFANTLRPAIMAASRRPGLRRAAEGLPVTRKVVHRFVPGETIESALNSVAALRESSRLVSIDYLGEDVVNADDADAAVRIYLDLIEKLGRLDSPGDGIRPLEVSVKLSALGQSLERDGEKVARDNAWSICDAAQRAGVWVTVDAENHTTTDSTLSIVRELRAEFPWLGTVLQAYLKRTLDDCREFAASAARIRLCKGAYDEPAAVAYRGRDEVTESYLACLRVLMAGSGYPMVASHDPGIIAAVPELVCQSGRSSSEFEYQLLYGIRDDEQRRLADAGNQVRVYVPFGTQWYGYFMRRLAERPANLTFFLRALAQRGH from the coding sequence ATGGCCGGCGTCTTCGCCAACACCCTTCGGCCGGCGATCATGGCCGCCAGCCGGCGCCCGGGATTGCGGCGTGCCGCCGAAGGGCTGCCGGTCACCCGCAAGGTGGTGCACCGCTTCGTACCCGGTGAGACGATCGAATCCGCGCTGAATAGCGTTGCCGCCCTGCGTGAGTCGAGCCGCCTGGTCAGCATCGACTATCTTGGCGAGGACGTCGTGAACGCCGACGATGCCGACGCCGCCGTGCGAATCTACCTCGACCTGATCGAGAAGTTGGGCCGCCTCGATTCCCCGGGCGACGGAATCCGGCCGCTGGAGGTCTCGGTCAAGCTGTCGGCGCTGGGGCAGTCGCTGGAGCGCGACGGAGAAAAGGTCGCCCGGGACAACGCCTGGTCGATCTGCGACGCCGCGCAGCGGGCCGGGGTGTGGGTGACGGTGGACGCCGAGAACCACACCACGACCGATTCGACGCTGTCCATCGTCCGCGAGCTGCGAGCCGAATTTCCTTGGCTGGGCACGGTTTTGCAGGCGTACCTGAAGCGCACGCTGGACGACTGCCGCGAGTTCGCCGCTTCCGCGGCCCGGATCCGGCTGTGTAAGGGCGCCTACGACGAGCCGGCGGCGGTGGCCTACCGGGGCCGCGACGAGGTCACCGAGTCCTATCTGGCCTGCCTACGGGTGCTGATGGCCGGCTCGGGGTATCCGATGGTGGCCTCGCACGACCCCGGGATCATCGCGGCGGTGCCGGAGTTGGTGTGCCAATCAGGGCGCAGCTCAAGCGAATTCGAATACCAGCTGCTGTACGGAATCCGCGACGACGAACAGCGCCGACTGGCCGATGCCGGCAATCAGGTCCGGGTCTACGTCCCCTTCGGCACCCAGTGGTACGGCTACTTCATGCGCCGACTCGCCGAACGCCCCGCCAACCTGACGTTCTTCCTACGGGCGCTGGCGCAGCGCGGCCACTGA
- a CDS encoding HNH endonuclease signature motif containing protein, with product MFDTDRAVVARIAECARAEAAAAAHKLQAIAELVSLRADGPVDRGSWSCDNWDAIAAEVAAAQGISHGTASGQMYLAVALRDRLPRVAALFARGVVSARMATALVWRTDLITDPRTLQIVDAALASEAARFGPLSVAKSSQAIDAIVDRHDPAAVRRTRAATRGRDVVISPADSNSGTAALWGSLLATDAALLERRLTQMAHQVCDGDPRTLAQRRADALGTLAAGSDLLACTCGAPECPAAPDTDPRASAVMIHVIAGEAALDAAADPCISGELTSRPLTADTPLRIALAPDPEPPAPPWTPAAHIRGGGMVPAPLIAELIRNGAKVRPVVHPAEAGPEAGYHPSAGLQRFVRCRDLTCRFPGCDRPAEWCDVDHTVPYPLGPTHPSNLKCLCRKHHLLKTFWTGWHDEQRPDGTVVWTTPSGHTYLTRPGSRLLFPTLCLPTGELPIAPRSDRPPGGRGVFMPKRRRTREQDRAYRINAERSLNRAQLNL from the coding sequence ATGTTCGATACTGATCGCGCGGTGGTGGCCAGGATCGCCGAATGCGCCCGGGCCGAAGCCGCGGCCGCGGCGCACAAGCTGCAGGCTATCGCCGAATTGGTGAGCCTGCGTGCCGACGGTCCGGTGGATCGCGGCAGTTGGTCGTGCGACAACTGGGATGCGATCGCTGCGGAAGTTGCTGCTGCACAGGGTATTAGCCACGGAACGGCATCCGGGCAGATGTATCTCGCAGTGGCGTTGCGCGACCGTCTACCCCGGGTGGCGGCCCTGTTCGCCCGAGGCGTCGTCAGTGCACGGATGGCAACCGCGCTGGTATGGCGTACCGACTTGATCACCGACCCGCGGACTCTGCAGATCGTCGACGCGGCGCTCGCCAGTGAGGCGGCGCGGTTCGGGCCTCTTTCGGTTGCCAAGAGCAGCCAGGCGATCGATGCCATCGTCGACCGCCACGATCCCGCGGCGGTGCGCCGTACCCGGGCCGCCACCCGCGGGCGCGATGTGGTGATCAGCCCCGCCGACAGTAACTCCGGCACCGCGGCGCTATGGGGCTCCTTGCTCGCAACCGATGCAGCCCTGTTGGAGCGGCGGTTGACTCAGATGGCGCACCAGGTGTGCGACGGTGACCCCCGCACGCTCGCGCAACGTCGCGCAGACGCGCTGGGCACGCTGGCCGCCGGTTCCGACCTACTGGCGTGCACATGCGGAGCACCCGAATGCCCAGCCGCCCCCGACACCGACCCACGAGCCAGCGCCGTGATGATCCATGTCATCGCCGGGGAAGCCGCCCTCGACGCCGCGGCGGATCCGTGCATCTCGGGTGAGCTCACAAGCCGCCCGCTCACTGCGGATACACCGCTGCGCATTGCGCTGGCCCCGGACCCCGAACCACCCGCGCCGCCCTGGACGCCCGCCGCCCACATCCGCGGCGGCGGGATGGTCCCGGCGCCACTGATCGCGGAACTCATCCGCAATGGCGCCAAGGTGCGGCCGGTGGTCCATCCCGCCGAGGCCGGTCCGGAGGCGGGCTACCACCCATCGGCGGGATTGCAGCGTTTCGTCCGGTGCCGGGATTTGACCTGTCGCTTCCCCGGCTGCGATCGCCCGGCGGAATGGTGCGATGTGGACCATACGGTGCCCTACCCGCTAGGGCCGACGCATCCGTCGAACCTCAAGTGTCTGTGCCGAAAACACCACCTTTTGAAGACTTTCTGGACCGGCTGGCATGACGAGCAACGGCCCGATGGAACGGTCGTCTGGACGACGCCGAGCGGACACACCTACCTCACTCGCCCGGGCAGTCGCCTGCTGTTTCCCACGCTGTGCCTGCCCACCGGCGAATTGCCCATCGCTCCAAGGAGTGACCGTCCGCCGGGCGGTCGCGGTGTCTTCATGCCGAAGCGTCGCCGAACCCGAGAACAAGACCGCGCATACCGCATCAACGCCGAACGCTCGCTGAATCGCGCGCAGTTGAACCTCTGA
- the pruA gene encoding L-glutamate gamma-semialdehyde dehydrogenase, whose product MDAITQVPTPVNEPVHDYAPHSPERARLRAELAALADRPMELPHVIAGFHRMGDGERIDVVAPHRHDTTLGILTNAGHADATAAIDAAMAAKHDWAALPFDERAAVFLRAADLLAGPWREKIAAATMLGQSKSAYQAEIDSPCEQIDFWRFNVAFARQILAQQPVSGPGEWNRSEYRPLDGFVYAITPFNFTSIAGNLPTAPALMGNTVVWKPSITQTLSAYLTMQLLEAAGLPPGVINLVTGDGFAVSDVALADPRLAGIHFTGSTATFQQLWQQVGTNISRYQSYPRLVGETGGKDFVVAHTSARPEVLCTALIRGAFDYQGQKCSAASRAFIPHSVWQRMGDEFLAATAGLSYGDITDLTNYGGALIDRRAFAKNVNAIERAKGAAGVTIAVGGEYDDSVGYFVRPTVLLSDDPTDEAFSTEYFGPLLSVHVYPDNSYERILDVIDTGSRYALTGAVIADDRQAVLTAQDRLRFAAGNFYVNDKPTGAVVGRQPFGGSRGSGTNDKAGSVLNLLRWTSARTIKETFVPATQYTYPHMGSD is encoded by the coding sequence ATGGATGCGATCACTCAGGTGCCGACACCGGTCAACGAGCCGGTCCACGACTACGCCCCACACTCGCCCGAACGCGCTCGCCTGCGTGCCGAGCTAGCCGCGCTGGCCGACCGTCCGATGGAACTCCCGCACGTCATCGCCGGTTTCCACAGAATGGGCGACGGTGAACGCATCGACGTCGTCGCGCCGCACCGCCACGACACCACATTGGGCATCCTGACCAACGCCGGGCATGCTGACGCGACGGCGGCGATCGACGCCGCGATGGCCGCCAAGCACGACTGGGCAGCCCTGCCTTTCGACGAGCGCGCCGCGGTGTTCCTGCGCGCTGCCGACCTGCTGGCGGGCCCGTGGCGGGAGAAGATCGCCGCCGCGACGATGCTCGGCCAGTCCAAGTCCGCCTACCAGGCCGAGATCGATTCGCCGTGTGAGCAGATCGACTTCTGGCGGTTCAACGTGGCCTTCGCCCGTCAGATCCTGGCGCAACAGCCGGTCAGCGGGCCGGGGGAATGGAACCGCAGCGAGTACCGCCCACTGGACGGATTCGTCTACGCGATCACGCCGTTCAACTTCACCTCGATCGCGGGCAACCTGCCGACCGCGCCCGCGCTGATGGGCAACACCGTGGTGTGGAAGCCGTCGATCACCCAGACACTGTCGGCCTATCTGACCATGCAGCTGCTCGAGGCCGCCGGCTTGCCGCCCGGGGTGATCAACCTGGTGACCGGCGACGGCTTCGCGGTTTCCGATGTGGCACTGGCCGATCCGCGACTGGCCGGCATCCACTTCACCGGATCGACGGCGACTTTTCAGCAGCTGTGGCAGCAGGTGGGCACCAATATCAGCCGCTACCAAAGCTATCCGCGACTGGTCGGCGAGACCGGCGGTAAGGACTTCGTGGTCGCGCACACCTCGGCACGCCCGGAGGTGTTGTGCACGGCGTTGATTCGCGGGGCGTTCGACTACCAGGGCCAGAAGTGCTCGGCGGCGTCGCGGGCATTCATCCCGCACTCGGTATGGCAGCGGATGGGCGACGAGTTCCTTGCAGCGACGGCCGGGCTGAGCTACGGCGACATCACCGACCTGACCAACTACGGCGGCGCGCTGATCGACCGGCGGGCCTTCGCCAAGAACGTCAATGCCATCGAGCGGGCCAAGGGCGCGGCCGGTGTCACGATCGCGGTTGGTGGCGAATACGACGACAGCGTCGGCTATTTCGTGCGCCCGACCGTGTTGCTGTCCGACGACCCGACCGACGAGGCGTTCTCGACCGAGTACTTCGGCCCGCTGCTTTCCGTGCACGTCTACCCCGACAATTCCTACGAACGCATCCTCGACGTGATTGACACGGGATCCCGCTACGCGCTGACCGGTGCGGTGATCGCCGACGACCGTCAGGCGGTGCTCACCGCGCAGGATCGGTTGCGTTTCGCGGCCGGCAACTTCTACGTCAACGACAAGCCGACGGGGGCCGTCGTCGGGCGCCAGCCGTTCGGCGGATCGCGTGGCTCGGGGACCAACGACAAGGCCGGCTCGGTGCTGAACCTGCTGCGCTGGACGTCGGCACGCACCATCAAGGAGACGTTCGTCCCGGCCACGCAATACACCTACCCGCACATGGGGTCCGACTAA
- a CDS encoding TetR/AcrR family transcriptional regulator: MTAQASALSEATDTRELIIESAFSCFGKQGLQKATIVDIAKRAGVSRSTIYEYFSDKASIVEACAEHASQRFYLEMTKAMARGGTLEDKLCSAAVFVTQARRVISSEKYFDEDAISLLLTKDAAVLLRECVDFLSPYLSAAKLTGEVRKDLDIDAAGEWFARILFSLFSTPSPIRDMNDPDVVTEFVCAHVVRGFTNERAPSVRRRL, translated from the coding sequence ATGACTGCGCAGGCTTCCGCGTTGAGCGAGGCGACCGATACCCGCGAGCTGATCATCGAGTCGGCGTTCTCCTGTTTCGGCAAACAGGGCTTGCAGAAGGCGACGATCGTCGATATCGCCAAGCGGGCCGGGGTGTCGCGCAGCACCATCTACGAGTACTTCAGCGACAAGGCCTCGATCGTGGAGGCGTGCGCCGAGCACGCGTCGCAGCGTTTCTATCTCGAGATGACCAAGGCGATGGCCCGGGGCGGCACCCTCGAGGACAAGCTGTGTTCGGCGGCGGTGTTCGTGACGCAGGCGCGCCGAGTCATCTCCTCGGAGAAGTACTTTGACGAAGACGCAATCAGCCTGCTGCTGACCAAGGACGCGGCCGTGCTGTTGCGGGAATGCGTGGACTTCCTCTCACCCTATCTGTCCGCGGCCAAGCTGACCGGCGAGGTACGCAAGGACCTCGACATCGACGCAGCGGGCGAATGGTTCGCGCGAATTCTGTTCTCGTTGTTCAGCACCCCGTCGCCGATCCGGGATATGAACGACCCAGACGTCGTCACCGAATTCGTCTGCGCGCATGTGGTGCGTGGATTCACCAATGAGCGGGCGCCGAGTGTGCGCCGGCGGCTTTGA
- the stf0 gene encoding trehalose 2-sulfotransferase: MAENPSSYLVLASQRSGSTLLVESLRATGVAGEPQEFFQYLPTTSQAPQPREWFAGIDDESILRLLDPLDEGKPDLAPPEIWRDYIRTVGRTPNGVWGGKLMWNQTPLLLERADGLPNRSGDGLLAAIRDVVGEDPLLVYVYRPDVVSQAVSFWRAVQTRVWRGRPDPVRDARATYHAGAIAHVITMLRAQEQGWRNWFAEEDVKPMEIPYPVLWRNLTQVVGNVLAELGLDPNLAPEPVLERQADKRSDEWVDRYRVDAEREGLPT; encoded by the coding sequence GTGGCAGAAAATCCGTCGTCCTATTTGGTGCTGGCTTCCCAGCGCAGTGGCAGCACGCTGCTCGTCGAATCGCTGCGGGCGACCGGCGTGGCGGGCGAGCCCCAGGAGTTCTTCCAATATCTGCCGACGACCAGCCAGGCGCCCCAGCCGCGGGAATGGTTCGCCGGCATCGACGACGAGTCGATTCTGCGCCTGCTCGATCCGCTCGACGAGGGAAAGCCGGACCTCGCGCCCCCGGAAATCTGGCGCGACTACATCCGCACCGTCGGCAGGACGCCGAACGGTGTGTGGGGCGGCAAGCTGATGTGGAACCAGACGCCGCTGCTCCTCGAGCGCGCCGATGGCCTACCCAATCGATCGGGCGATGGCCTGCTCGCCGCGATCCGCGATGTCGTCGGCGAGGACCCGCTGCTGGTGTATGTCTATCGGCCCGATGTGGTCTCGCAGGCGGTGTCGTTCTGGCGTGCGGTGCAGACCCGGGTCTGGCGCGGCCGGCCCGACCCGGTCCGCGATGCGCGTGCCACCTACCACGCCGGAGCCATCGCGCACGTCATCACGATGCTGCGGGCCCAGGAGCAGGGTTGGCGCAATTGGTTCGCCGAAGAAGACGTCAAGCCGATGGAGATCCCGTATCCGGTGTTGTGGCGCAATCTGACTCAAGTCGTGGGCAACGTTCTCGCAGAGTTGGGGCTGGATCCCAACCTGGCGCCCGAGCCGGTACTCGAGCGCCAAGCCGACAAACGTTCGGACGAATGGGTGGATCGCTACCGGGTCGACGCCGAACGAGAGGGACTACCGACATGA
- a CDS encoding DNA-3-methyladenine glycosylase family protein translates to MSPVVDERPDPARTHLSHADPVLAHLIDKHPDFDPRAWLADLPPLDAFTTLIFQVIGQQLSVAATRHILDRLQDRFNGHLPTPAELLAVDPDELRKTGLSRRKISTLRTVAAQFADGTLSDRELRGLSDAEIETRLTAIPGIGPWTVHGFLIIAFARPDVVLPGDLALRKAIQRSYRLDHLPSQDEVVRLAEPWRPYRSLASAYLFQDAFGPAAPSTGTTADTGI, encoded by the coding sequence ATGAGCCCGGTCGTCGACGAGCGGCCCGACCCCGCCCGCACCCATCTGAGCCACGCCGATCCCGTGCTGGCTCACCTCATCGACAAGCACCCCGACTTCGACCCCCGCGCGTGGCTGGCGGACCTCCCGCCTTTGGACGCGTTCACAACGTTGATCTTCCAGGTCATCGGCCAACAGCTATCCGTCGCAGCCACCCGCCATATCCTCGACCGCCTTCAGGACCGCTTCAACGGACACCTCCCCACCCCTGCCGAGCTGCTGGCCGTCGACCCCGACGAGCTCCGCAAGACCGGGCTGTCGCGACGCAAGATCAGCACGCTGCGAACCGTCGCCGCCCAGTTCGCCGACGGCACTCTCAGCGACAGGGAGCTGCGCGGACTGTCCGATGCCGAGATCGAGACGCGCCTGACCGCCATCCCGGGGATCGGCCCCTGGACTGTGCACGGCTTTCTGATCATCGCGTTCGCGCGCCCCGACGTGGTGCTGCCCGGAGACCTCGCCCTGCGCAAGGCCATCCAGCGGTCCTATCGGCTCGACCATCTGCCCAGCCAAGACGAGGTGGTCCGCCTCGCGGAGCCGTGGCGGCCGTATCGCAGTCTTGCCAGCGCCTACCTGTTCCAGGACGCCTTCGGCCCTGCCGCACCGTCGACCGGTACCACCGCCGATACTGGGATCTGA